Genomic DNA from Alistipes sp. ZOR0009:
TGGGGTTATTTCGTACAATCGGTTCATAGAGATAAGATATAACCCACTTAGGTAGGTTGTTTGTTCATTTTTATTCTCCATTAATGGAACATTGTGGATATTTCTAAAATTTCGGACGGTATCTAGTCCCATTCCAATCCAGTGGACATACTTTGGTGTAGATATGGAGGCCCTTTCTTTTAGGAATGCTAGTAAACTCGGTGTTACATCAAACTGTGTTGAAACAGATTTGAAGTTAGCACTTCGTTTTAGCATAGGTGAGTATATAACTAATGGTACTCTGAATCTTTCGAGTTGAGTTGATATTGGAATTTCAGGCATACTGTGATCGCCTGTAATTACAAATATTGTGTTGTTATAGCTAGGCAGCTTGCTAAACTCTACAAAAAAATTGCGGAGCGCATCGTCGAAATAGAGGACTGAAGCAAGTTGGCTTTGGTAGGGTAGAATTTTTTCTTTTAAATCATCGCTTAGCTTTCTTTGTTCCACTATCTTTTGAAATCTCTGGTTATAATACTTTTGATTAGGAACTCTAAAAGGATCATGCATGGCAAGTGTAAGGGCAATGCTTATAAATGGTTTGTTTGCATTGCTATTTATTTCAACTATTTTTTGGAGGATATCCTTATCTCCGTAGCCCCAACTATATCCTTGGTCGTTTGGTGGAAGCTTACTTTTGTTGGGCCAGCTGCTTTTTAGGTCTACTATTTTTTCAACGCCCTGTCTTTTTAAGAAGAAGGCCATATCGTCAAAATTGGCATCACCACCATATACAAAATTCGAGGAATACCCATTGGCATTTAGTATACTTAAAAGTGTGTTGTGATTAGGCATACGATCGGTTAGAGACGCAAATCCCCTGATTGGAAGAGGTAGCGAACCTAGCATAGATGGTAAAACCGCAAAAGTACGCCCCGCGGTACTTAAAAAATGTTCAAAATAAAGGCTTTGGTTAGATAAAGAATCTAAGAAGGGGGTAAAACTTCCTAAACGCGCATTCTTCCCGCTGTAGGCTTTCCCGAGACTTTCAACTAAGATTATAACTAAGTTTGGTTTTACTTTGGCTGTATCGAAAAAAGGGGCAAGAACGTTACGTGTTTCGTCGAGATGAAGAAGAGGGTATTTTTTGTCAATAGTTTTAACTTCGCCTTTTAGGTAAGCTTCGTCTTCTTTTAGCCCTTCCGTTTGGGCGATATTCATTTGCTCGCTTTCTTTAATGTAATCCATTGTGCGCTGGGTAAAAAAGCCCAACTTATTGGAGGCTATAAACGTATTAAATCTATTGCCATTTGGTGCAGATTGTGCAGTCGAGTAGTTTGTTGTAATGATGGCTACTGCAAGTAAAGGGTAGAATAAAAAATATATACCTCTTACGAATTTTACTTTTCCGATATAGTGCCAAAGAGCAACAAATAGAATAGGGAAAACAATGAATGGTATAATATTTATAATATTCATAGAGTTAGAAGAACGAAGAATCTCGCTTAGTTCTTCCGTGTTATAGCTGAATATATCAGAGCCTAATAGCACTTTGGTGGTGGCAAAATATAGTTGAAGAGCAAGATTAGCAATTATTGCAATTATGCCTGCTGTGAGGAAAAAAAGTTCAGCAATTTTTTTTCGAAGGAGGCATAATGTATAGTAAGGAATAAGTAGTATTCCCGCAATCTTTAGTACGAGGTAAGTGTCGTGGAAAAAGCCTTGAAGATTTGCCCTTAGCGCATCATCATTAAGCGAAAAGGATGTGGTTAAGACAAATATTTCGAAAAGGCGCAGCAGCAGGAATATGGACAACAACGATAATGTGTTGTTTAGATAGCTGTACGATGCATCTATCAATCGGTCTACGTTCGAAACTTTTTTTATTGTCATTGCTGTTTAAAATGATTTTGCAATGGTAACATCTAGGGTATACTGGTTGCGATAGGAATTTTTGATTATCTCATTTCTATCGAATCCCACCTTGCTACTAATCACCCAAAGCTGTCCTAGCCTTTGGCTATAGACAATTTTTGCTCCCCACGATTTTAGTCGTGCGAGGTACGAATAGTCAATATTTTGGTGATCGAAATCAGGAGCTGTTCCAAAATTTACTTCAACACCAATGTAGGTTTCTGGGTCGGAAAAATATCTGCGTGAAGCTAACTTGAAGGAATAGGAAACATCTCCATTGCGAAATCGAAATTGAGGTCGAATAGAGAACCAGTAGCTTTTGTAGTATTTGCCAACAGTACCTGTGTAAAGAAGTACGTCGGAAGAAGAGAATTTCATATATCTAAAACCAAGAGATGCTTCGAAGGAATGAGGAAGGTTGTGGTAGTATTCGAGTCCACATCGAAAATCAGGGAATATGCTGGATCCTGAAAATCCAATATTGGCATAGGTGTATCCTCCTTTCCAAAAGGATAAGTAGGAGTCTGCTTCAGCTTGAAAGCCATTAGAGTTAAATCTGTTTGCATAGTTTACTCTTCCAATTACAGTTCCTATACGAGTTTTTCTGCTGTACTGTAAATAAGAGAAGTACCATGGATTTGTGCTATCGCTAAAAAAATCGTAAGTAAAGTTTGCCGATATTGTGTTCTGGGTGTTGGAATTTTTTATTTGAGCGTATACTAGCCTTGCTTCTAGTGAGGCTGGATCTTTATTCAAAACCTTTTCTATGGTTGCAGAGGCTTCTTTTCTTTTCCCTAAATTGTTTAGCATCTTCGCTTTTTTTATCAGAAGATCTAATTCGTTCGGATTTTTGCTGATGCTTTTATCGAGGATCGTAATTGCTGCACTATAATCTCCAGACCAATACTCTACGTTGTATTGGGCATTCGTCAGCTCTAGGCTATTTGGGCGAGTTTGTTCTAATTTCTGAAATTCGTTTCGGGCGTCGTCGTATCGTCCACTCCAAGAGTAGATGAGACCTAGGTAAAAACGTACATCACCGTCGTCTGTTTTAGCCAGAATTTCTTTGCAAAGTTTTTCTGCTTGATCGTATTTTTTTTCTTTAGCAAGTTGCTTTACCTGCTCGTATGACGATTCGGTGCTTTGAGAAAAGCAATCTAAGACTAATAATGTAAATACTATGATTGTTGCTATTTTATTCATTGCTGCCGTTTTTTAAGATTTCATATTCCTTTATTTTGGAAATAAGCTCATTGGTATCTAAAGGCTTTACAACGTAATCGGTTGCTCCAATCTCTATCGCTTTATCCATGTTGCTTTTCTGTCCTAATGCAGTTATTATAATGAAGGGAACGTCCAGCTTCATTTCATGTCGTACCATCGAGAGAAGCTCTATTCCGTTGGTGTGAGGCATTAGTATGTCGGAAATGATGATATCTGGCTTTTTAGTTTGGATGAGCTTTTTTCCATGTCGTCCATCTTTTGCCACAATAACTTCAAAACCTTCCAACTTCAGCCTATATTCTAAGGCTTTTAGCGTAACAATATCGTCTTCAACAACAAGTATCTTCATGTTAAAGTACAATTCTAAAACAGCTATAAAGGCATTATTTCACATCCTATAAACAACTGTTTTTTAAAATATGTTTATTTTGGTGTGGATTAATTGAGGTCTTTTGAACTTAAAAATGCAAAAAATGGAAAGATGTCCATGGACCGCAAGCGATGAGCTGATGGTTAAGTATCATGATGAGGAGTGGGGTGTACCTGTTTATGATGATGTTAAGCATTTTGAATTTCTGACATTGGAATCGGCTCAGGCTGGTTTAAGCTGGAAGACAATTCTTCATCGTCGCGAAGCATACAGGCTGGCTTTTGCTGGTTTCGATCCAGAGAAAGTGGCGTTATTTGGAATAGAAATGGTGGAGCATCTTATGCAAAATGCTGGAATTATTAGGAATAGGCAAAAAATTGAGGCTGCCATAAATAATGCTCAACGGTTTCTCGAGGTGCAAAAGGAGTTTGGCTCTTTTTCTGCATACATTTGGGGTTTTGTAGGAGGTGAACCTATTCAAAATGGTTTTAGAACGTTAGACGAATTGCCTAGCAAAACTGTTGAAGCAGAGCGACTCAGTAAAGATTTGAAAAAAAGAGGTTTTAAGTTTGTTGGTCCTGTAACTATTTATGCGCATATGCAGGCCGCAGGTTTGGTAAATGATCATTTAGTAGCTTGTCCTTGCTTCAAGGCTGTTCAGCTATTGGTGAGAAGGGAAGAGTAACGACTTTGAGAAAATGTGGATATTACTTTTCATGGTTCATCCTTTTCTGCTATTTTTGAGCGAACATCATAATTCGGCATGAATTTTATAGATATAATTGTATTAGCGTTACTTGCGTGGGGGGCTATATCGGGCTATATAAAAGGATTTTTGACTCAGCTAATTAGTTTTGGGGCTGTGTTCTTGGGTATATACCTTGCTTTCATTTTTTCAGATTGGATTGCTTTGTTGGTTAGCGAGCATTTTAAGGTTAGCGCAAAATGGAGTATGGCGGTTGCATCTTTAATTATTTTTATGGGGGTGTTCATATTGCTTCATCTTGCAAGCCGAATTATAAGCAAATCTTTTGAAAAGACTTCAGTTGGCACTGCTAATCGTATTTTGGGGCTGGCCTTTGGTTTGCTAAAAAGTTTTCTTATTGTTTGTGCCGTTTTGTGGCTCTTATCTACGTTGAATGGAATAGTAAAAGTAGTTCCAGAGCATATAACTGCTGATTCAAAATTATTTGATATGTGGAGAATTGTTCCTTGGGCTTTCCCTTTTGTTAGAGATTTGGTTTAGTTTTCCATTAAATAAAAAAGCGCCAGTGCTTTATTTTCCACTCTAGGGGAGCATAATCAATCCCAATTCGAGGCGATGTTTGAAAGGATTCTATCATTGGGGCATCCTCAATCCATAATCGCTCGGATCTTGATAGGTTTTCACCGTAAAAGGACTTGTCGAGCTTCAGTGCTTTTGTTAGCTTCCCTGGACCATTATATCTACCTGCTCCTCTTATGAGTATTGCTTGCGGATGATCTATGCTGCCTGTTACGACATTCAACATCCAGTACATGCCGTAGATGAGAAACATGTAAATGGAGCCTCCTTCTTGGTACATTATAGAATTACGTTCCGTTTTACCAAATCGAGCATGGCAAGCGCCATCATCTTCTCCTCTGTAAGCTTCAACTTCGTTAATGGTTAGGCGGAGTTCAGATCCATCTTCAAATTTTCTTACCAGTATTTTCCCAAGCAGCAAAGGTGCTAGTGTTAGCGCATCTTGTTGATATATGTTTTCTAATAATCGCATGAGGTTGCTATTTGGTGTGCTAAGATAAATTTTCTTGGCAAGTGATGGCGTTTTTACGGGTACTTGGTATTGATTATTGCCTGTATTTTTGAACCAAACTAATCGTATTTGGGTTTTAATTTAACTAGATCACTTTTGAGTGACACGGCTCTTTGCCTAGTTGTTTAGCAGTTTTGTGAGGATATCGTTGAATTAAAATGTAGTGTTATGCTTTATGATTTAACTGAGTTGAAAAGCTATTCAAATGGCGATAAGGAATTTGAAGCTGATATGTTTCAAACATTCCTCGATCAAGCTCCCGAATTTTTATCCCAAATTCAAACTTATTTGGCCCAAAACAATATCTCTGAGGCTGGTAAATCTGCCCATAAGTTTAAATCTTCAGTTGGTATTTTTGGAATGGAAACCATCAGAAAAGGGTTGGAAGAGTTGGAGAATTCTTGCCGTATTACTGCAGAATATGATCATTTGCAGGAATTGTTTAGTGATGTTAGAACTCTTGTCAATGAGGTGATACCTCAAATAGAACGGGAAAGGCAGCGCTGTTTCGCTTAGTAAGTTGATGTAGCATGTTTTTTTGTTTGATCTTGATGTAATTAAGTGAATGCTTTTAAACGAATCTACCGATGAAAAAGGTCTTGCTTATAGATGATGAAGTTACCATTCTCAAACTTCTTAACCACTATTTGTCTTCATACTATAGTGTTACTATGAAGAATGATGGCGAGCAGGCTCTTCTTTGGATGCAGGAGGGGAATATTCCTGACGTTATTGTTGCAGACATCCAAATGCCTAACATGGATGGTGATGGCTTTTTAAAACAGCTAAAAACTAGCGGTTTTTTTAAAGATATTCCTGTTATAATGCTCTCTGGATTAGAAAATAGCGCTGAACGCATAAAATTCTTAAAAATGGGTGCTCGTGATTATGTCGTAAAACCGTTCAATCCCGAGGAACTTTATTTGCGGATAAAAAATTTAATAAATTAAGAATGAGATGGTGCTTCAAGTTCTTTACATTGGAAGCAGTAGTGCAACAATTCAAAAGTTGGAAAGCCATTCTGACTTTAGAGTTGTTCGGGAAGAAAATGGATTTTCTGCATTTAAGTATTTGACAGATTGTGTAAATGCGCTTCCTGACGCAATAGTTGCAGAACACAACATCCCTGGATTGAATGGAGTGGAGCTGGTTACACGATTGCGTACTAATGGGACATCTAATGTGCCTTATTTTTTGATTGATAAGGATTTCAAGAAGGAAGACGTGAAGCAATTTCTAAAGTTGGGCATTGCAGATGGCTACACTTATCAGCTGAGTCCAGAGGATATTAAGGAGAGGGTTGTTTACTTAAAAGAACATCAGGGTATAGCAAAAAAGGATGCTTTACAGTCTGATTATAAGATACCTGTAGTTAAGCGTCTTTTTGATATAGTAGTGGCAAGTTCTATTTTGCTTATTATATCTCCATTTCTTTTGCTGGTTATGCTTGCCATACGTATTGAGTCGAAGGGGAAGGTTTACTATACTTCCAAAAGGGTTGGTACAGGATATCGGATTTTTGATTTTTACAAGTTTCGATCAATGTATACCGGCGCTGATGCTAGGCTTAAAGATCTAAAACATTTAAATCAGTATAGTGCAGATAAAGAGTGCGAATTGGAAGATGAATGTCCAGATTGTAAGCGGATGGGACAGCCCTGTTCTCCAATTCTCATGGTTGATGGCGGGGAAATATGTGAAAACCTATTCTTAAAGAAAAAGAGAATAAAAAATGCTTCAGCATTTTTTAAAATAAAGGATGATCCGCGTATAACTAAAGTCGGAAAGTTTATTCGTAATACGAGTATAGATGAACTTCCCCAACTTATAAATGTGATAAAAGGGGATATGTCTATTGTTGGAAATCGTCCGTTGCCTCTTTACGAGGCAGAGCTGCTTACTTCAGATCAGTGGATTTTACGATTTATGGCGCCCGCAGGTATTACAGGCTTGTGGCAAACCATGAAAAGAGGGAAAGGTTCCATGTCTGAAGAGGAGAGGAAAGGCCTTGACAATAAGTATGCATTTGATTACTCATTTTGGAATGATATAAAGATAATCTTGAAAACAATACCTGCACTTTTACAGAAAGAAAACGTATGATGAAGGTATCAACCATATTGACGTTTTTACTTTTAGCTGTAGAGTTAGCCTCCTTTGGACAAGCAAAAACCATTCCTGTAAAACCTCTTAAGAAAGTCGATTCTACAGAAACGCAGTTTAGATTTTTGCCTCCTTTGGATGCGCTAATCGATTCTGCATTGAGGCATTCCCCCATATTAAAGCTTCAGGATGGACAAATAGAGATACGGCAAATAGAGTTGGCTCGTAAGCGAAAGCAATGGTTGGAGTACCTTAACGTGGAGGCTTATGGTCAGTACACGAATAATACTGGAATAACCTCCAGCACATTCAATAGCGGGGTATATACTGATTTGAATTCGAACTCTTTTCAATGGAGATATGGAGGTGGTGTTACTTTTAAGTATCCGATATTCAATTTATTTAGTAGAGGTAAGGATATAAAAATGGCCAAAAAGGAAATTCAAGTGGCATCGCTACAGCGGGACGTTCTGATAAAGGATTTGCGAAAGACGATAATTGAGCTATACAACCAAGCGTTGCTTCAGCATTCTTTGTTAGAGGTTAAAATTGGAGCATTGGAAACTTCCAGTGTAGCCGTAAGGCTTGGTGAACTTGATTTTAGAAACAGCAAAATTAACGTGTCCGACTTATCGAAAATTGCGGATGCACATATGAAAAATCAAACGGAGTATGAACAGGCGTTAGCTGCGCTGAGGCTTTCTCTAGAGATGCTTCAGGAAGTTAGCGGTTATTACTTTTTACCTAACTAACAATGGACATTGCCACGCTAATTAAAGTACTGCTACGTCACCTAAAGGTTATTGTTGCAATTCCTTTGATTGTTGCTCTGTTGGCAATTTTTGCAACACTCAATGAGAAAAAGGAGTACACCTCTAGCTTGTCTATTTTTACAGGAATCACGTCTGGATTCTCAATTGGTAGTTTAGATGGAAATTCTAGAATTGATATGTTCAATACAAACAATCAATTTGATAATTTCATTAATATTTTAAAATCGAAGGAAACCAACGAAGAGGTTGCCCTGCGTCTACTTGCGCAAAACTTGTCACTCAAAGCGCCTCATCCTATTTTTATATCCAAGGAAAACTACCATAACTTAAAGCAATCTATACCTGCCGAGATACAAGATCTGGTTGTTGATGGTGATACTAATCAAACTTACGAGCGTTTTGTTGCTTTTAAAAATAGAAATAGTGATAATTTCCTTGTCTACTTATTGGCTTCCGATGACCCACACTATAGCCTGAATGCCATCTCTCAGATGGGAATAAAGCGAGTTGGAAATAGCGATTTGGTGAATGTTACGTACGTAAATAATGATCCTGGTATAACCTACCAAACTTTAAAGATATTATCAGAGGTATTTATAAAGAACTACAAGCAGATTAGGCAAATGCAAACTGATGCAGTTGTCAAATACTTTGAGCGAGAGTTGGCTAAAGTGTCGGTTAGATTGCGCGATGCGGAGGATCGGCTACTTGCCTACTATAAGAATAATAGCGTAATTAACTACAATGAGCAAACACGGTATATAGCAGAACAAAAGGAGTATTTCGAAACAGATTATGTTAGAGAAAAGATGAATTTTGCGTCGACGCGCGCATCTGCTTTTGCCCTAGAAAATAAAATGAATGCTCGGGATAGAATTTTTCTCAAAAACGATTCAATTGTAAGGCTTCGTAATGAGTTGTATGCCATTAATTTGAAGCAAACAGAAAATCGATTAAATATGAGAGATTCTGTTAACGTTGGAAAATCATGGCGTACGCGATTGTATCAAAAGCAAATAGACTCTTTAGTTGGTAAGTTGAATGAATCCATAGTTGGTTCAATGAGATTGCAGAGCTCGGTAGAGGGGATTGCTGCTGATAAAATTTTGAATCAATGGCTTGATTACGTGGTAAGCAATGAGGCAAGTAGAGCGAAAATAGAGGTGATGGATAATCGCCTTAAAAATTTTAGGGATATTTACGCATCCTTGGCTCCTGTTGGTGCAACTATTAAACGAATAGAGCGGGAAATAGACATAAATGAACAACAGTATTTGTCTGTACTACATGGGTTGAACATGGCCAAGTTGAAGATGCAAGATGTCGAAATGTCGTCTACTATTAAGGTTTTGGATAAGCCTCTTTTCCCGCTTACTTCTCGACCTTCTAATCGGAAAATGATTGTGGCTGCTGCTTTTATCGGAAGCATGCTTTTGGTCATTGCTATCATCATAGCACTTGAGTTTTTAGATAAATCCATAAGAACTGCCGAGCGAGCTTCTAAGCTTATAGAGTTGAAGGTAATGGGAGTTTACCCTCATATGTATAAGCGGAAAATTTGGCTGGAGGATGTGGCAGCCCATCTTGTGCGCATTATGGCAAGGGATGTTGCTAACCATAAGCACGAGGTTCCTATTCGTGTTGGAGTTATAAGTACAATCGATGGAGAAGGGCGAACAACCATCTCCAATAAGCTGATTGAAACGTTGAATCAGATGGGATATAAAGCGAAAATGGATGATGTAAAAAATATGCGATCTTCCCGTGAAGCAGATACAGATATTTTCATCTATGATTTGCCGTCTATTCTTCTTTCTCCCGTTTCATCAGAAATAGTAAAATCTATAGGACTTTTTATTTTGGTGGTAAGAGCCAATCGAGAATGGCGGCCTTCAGATGCTCGTGCATTGTTAGTATTTAACGAAGGAACTTCTAAGCGTCCAGTTATTGTTCTTAATGGTGTTGAAGAGGATGGTTTGGAGCATTATTTAGGTGATTTACCGAAGAAAAGAAGTCGGTTGCGAATTTGGGCTAAAAGAATTCTAACTCTTAATTTCTTCGGAAAGGAGAGGTTTTAAATAGGCTGTTTATGAAAAGCCTGCTATTAGCAGTATGGAAAAACCACAACTTTCTATCAATGTTTGGGAATGTGGTGTTTGCTGGCGTTGCGTTTCTTTCTTTTGCAATACTGGCACGAAGCTATAATACCCAAATTTTTGGGAAGTATATGCTGTTCGTTTCTGGAGGGGCTTTTCTCGAAATGTTACGTTTTGGATTGACCAGAACGTCCATCGTTAAATATCTTTCAGGGGTAGACAAGAGTGAGCAAAAAGCGTTTGTTGGGGCAAACTATCTCATAGGACTGGGAGCAACTTTGCTAATTAACGTGTTATTATGGCTTGTCTATTTTTTGGGAGGTAAGCAGGTTTTGGAATCGGGATTTTCTTTATTTCTTATTTGGTATCCTTGGATGGCTTTGGCTAATATTCCAATGAATAATGCTGTTAGTTTGCTTCAAGCGCATATTCGGTTTGATCGTATTCTTTTTATCAGGGCTTTTGCCTCCGTTTCTTTTTTTCTGTATGCTGCCTTTAATTTCTTTATTGTAAGAAATTCTATTGAAATAACAATTGTTGTTCAAATAGGGACTCAACTACTTACTTCTATAGTCTGTGCTATGCTCGGCTGGGATGGTATGGGGCATCTTTTGCACACATCTAGAGAGGCGGTAATGAAGCTTCTTCGTTTTGGAAAATTTAGCATGGGAACTCTCATTAGTACGAGTCTTTTAAAAAGCGCTGACACCTTTATTTTGGGATTGATGCCAGCAATGGGGGTTAGTGCAGTTGCTATTTACAGCGTTCCTCTTAAACTTACGGAGTTATTTGAGATACCTCTCCGAAGTTTTACAGCAACGGTATATCCCCGTATGTCAAAGGCGGTTGCTGTTAATGATAAGGTTGCGGTTACATCTTTGTTTTATGACTATGTAGGGATGCTTTCATTACTTTTTATACCTCTCCTACTGGTGTGCGAGGTGTTTGCTTCAGTGCTAGTGTTGCTTTTTGGTGGAGAGCAATACTTGGTTGCAGTTCCAATCTTTAGAGTGTACATGCTTTATGGCCTTTTTCTTACAATGGATCGGCTAACTGGTGTTGCATTGGATAGTTTAGGAGTTCCCAAGTATAATCTCTATAAAGTGGTGTTAATGGCATCCATTAATATTGTTGGAGATATTGTTGCTATATTACTCTTTAAGTCGCTTTTAGCTGTTGCGGTGGTGACTGTTCTTAACACATTTATTGGAGCGCTGGTTGGGTATAGAATTCTTAAGAGGTTTTTGCCTTTGAATTTTTCTACTGTTATAACGAGAGGTTGGTATTTTATAATGTCAAAAAAGGGGGTGTTTTATGAACGCTTTTCGTGATAGCATCGGTAGCGAGAGGCTTTATTCTCTTAGGGGGGGATTGTTGCTAGCGTCAGTCGTTGGTCTTTCATTTATGGCGGTAAGGATGCTAGGTTTTACGGGGGCGCTGCTTCTTGTTGCAATACCACTCGTAGGAGCTTATCTTTTTTGGGTATTTGAAGAGCCTCGAGTTGGTATTTACACAATTATTTCAATGAGTTTTGCTATTAGCGGCTTAGGTAGATACTATTCAGCGCTTCCTTTTGGTTTGAGTATTGATTTTTTAATTGTAGTGACGTTTTTGGCCTTCTTCTTTCAGCATTTTAGAAAAACTCCTTGGTCTTTAATCCCATTTGATGCTTTTGCTGTAGTTGGTATTTGGTTCTTTTACTGTGTCGCAATGATTGCAAATCCGCTGTCTCCTGGTCCAGAAGCATGGTTTTATGCTTCTAGGGGATTGGCTTTCTATATGTTTTTCATGATCCCTCTAGGTATTTTAGTGTTTAATACACCGAAAGATCTGGAGCGTTTTATTTTGATATGGTTGCTTTTTTCTTCGATAGGTACACTGTGGGCCATAAAACAGATATACATTGGAGTTTCGCAGACAGAGCAGCTTTGGCTTGATGGAGGTGCCGCCAGCACTCATTTTGTATGGGGCAAACTTCGTGCATTT
This window encodes:
- a CDS encoding GumC family protein; its protein translation is MDIATLIKVLLRHLKVIVAIPLIVALLAIFATLNEKKEYTSSLSIFTGITSGFSIGSLDGNSRIDMFNTNNQFDNFINILKSKETNEEVALRLLAQNLSLKAPHPIFISKENYHNLKQSIPAEIQDLVVDGDTNQTYERFVAFKNRNSDNFLVYLLASDDPHYSLNAISQMGIKRVGNSDLVNVTYVNNDPGITYQTLKILSEVFIKNYKQIRQMQTDAVVKYFERELAKVSVRLRDAEDRLLAYYKNNSVINYNEQTRYIAEQKEYFETDYVREKMNFASTRASAFALENKMNARDRIFLKNDSIVRLRNELYAINLKQTENRLNMRDSVNVGKSWRTRLYQKQIDSLVGKLNESIVGSMRLQSSVEGIAADKILNQWLDYVVSNEASRAKIEVMDNRLKNFRDIYASLAPVGATIKRIEREIDINEQQYLSVLHGLNMAKLKMQDVEMSSTIKVLDKPLFPLTSRPSNRKMIVAAAFIGSMLLVIAIIIALEFLDKSIRTAERASKLIELKVMGVYPHMYKRKIWLEDVAAHLVRIMARDVANHKHEVPIRVGVISTIDGEGRTTISNKLIETLNQMGYKAKMDDVKNMRSSREADTDIFIYDLPSILLSPVSSEIVKSIGLFILVVRANREWRPSDARALLVFNEGTSKRPVIVLNGVEEDGLEHYLGDLPKKRSRLRIWAKRILTLNFFGKERF
- a CDS encoding oligosaccharide flippase family protein, with translation MKSLLLAVWKNHNFLSMFGNVVFAGVAFLSFAILARSYNTQIFGKYMLFVSGGAFLEMLRFGLTRTSIVKYLSGVDKSEQKAFVGANYLIGLGATLLINVLLWLVYFLGGKQVLESGFSLFLIWYPWMALANIPMNNAVSLLQAHIRFDRILFIRAFASVSFFLYAAFNFFIVRNSIEITIVVQIGTQLLTSIVCAMLGWDGMGHLLHTSREAVMKLLRFGKFSMGTLISTSLLKSADTFILGLMPAMGVSAVAIYSVPLKLTELFEIPLRSFTATVYPRMSKAVAVNDKVAVTSLFYDYVGMLSLLFIPLLLVCEVFASVLVLLFGGEQYLVAVPIFRVYMLYGLFLTMDRLTGVALDSLGVPKYNLYKVVLMASINIVGDIVAILLFKSLLAVAVVTVLNTFIGALVGYRILKRFLPLNFSTVITRGWYFIMSKKGVFYERFS